A single genomic interval of Camelina sativa cultivar DH55 chromosome 11, Cs, whole genome shotgun sequence harbors:
- the LOC104728548 gene encoding uncharacterized protein LOC104728548 has translation MDFLDYVVLIANLRKAERSKLITGIKVSTACPMVSHLLFAGDSLFFCRATKEQCESVLGILRQYARVSGQKINFQKSSVQFRHTVDADLREELKGVLGITNLGGMSSYLGICESLGGSKTKVFSYVQDRLQKWTGGWPARLLSRGGKEVMIKSVATAVPTFVMSWKLTSTVSNFWWSASGNK, from the exons ATGGATttcttggattatgtg GTTCTCATTGCCAATCTCCGTAAGGCGGAGCGGTCCAAGCTTATCACGGGTATTAAGGTGTCGACGGCTTGTCCCATGGTTTCTCACTTGTTATTTGCAGGCGATAGTCTTTTTTTCTGTCGAGCTACGAAAGAGCAATGTGAGTCTGTTCTCGGGATCCTTCGACAGTATGCACGGGTTTCTGGACAGAAAATAAACTTTCAGAAATCTTCGGTACAATTTAGGCATACAGTTGATGCGGACTTACGAGAGGAACTAAAAGGAGTACTGGGGATTACTAATCTGGGTGGTATGAGCTCTTATTTGGGCATCTGTGAGAGCCTAGGAGGTtcaaaaacaaaggttttttCATATGTCCAAGATCGATTGCAAAAATGGACAGGTGGATGGCCTGCCCGGTTGCTGTCTAGAGGGGGAAAAGAGGTAATGATCAAATCAGTAGCGACTGCCGTCCCTACCTTTGTCATGTCATGGAAACTCACTAGTACGGTttccaatttttggtggagtgCGTCTGGGAACAAATGA
- the LOC104728547 gene encoding glutathione S-transferase T3-like, producing MDSDDYMNPYRPSSGFFNLLQSQLDTKNLEYTPSESPCSEAPSEPSSPQENRKSRHAWLPTDDIMLVSTWLNTSKDPVTSNEQRRGAFWGRIADYFAFCLNAAGRPKREASHCKQRWGSINDLVCKFIGCYETATREKSSGQNEDDVMKLAHQIYLNDHGQRFTLEHAWRDLRYDQKWCASTSTKGNGVKRGRVCVDGSEQDAHPVIDVDEPMPHPPGVKAAKGKSKKSSNTKPAVEEDGKAFFEFQLERVERMYEMKQKDFALKEKEFAMKKEHINHVILENLIAKKDSLTESEKALKDKLIDDMMSSG from the coding sequence ATGGATTCAGACGACTATATGAATCCATATCGTCCCTCCTCTGGCTTTTTCAATCTGTTACAAAGTCAACTAGATACCAAAAACCTCGAATACACTCCTTCTGAGAGTCCATGTTCTGAAGCTCCATCTGAACCTTCATCCCCTCAAGAAAACCGCAAGTCAAGGCATGCATGGTTACCAACAGATGATATCATGCTTGTCTCTACTTGGCTCAACACGAGCAAGGATCCGGTTACTTCGAATGAGCAAAGACGTGGTGCCTTTTGGGGAAGGATTGCGGATTACTTTGCATTCTGTCTGAATGCTGCAGGTCGGCCAAAGAGGGAGGCGAGTCATTGTAAGCAGAGGTGGGGGAGTATAAACGACTTGGTGTGCAAGTTCATTGGTTGTTACGAGACTGCGACAAGAGAAAAGTCTAGTGGAcagaatgaagatgatgtgatGAAGTTAGCACACCAAATATACCTCAATGATCATGGACAAAGGTTTACCTTGGAGCATGCTTGGCGAGACTTAAGATACGATCAAAAATGGTGTGCATCCACATCTACTAAAGGGAATGGAGTGAAGAGGGGAAGGGTGTGTGTTGATGGGTCTGAACAGGATGCACACCCGGTGATTGATGTCGATGAACCAATGCCCCATCCTCCTGGTGTTAAAGCTGCAAAGGGGAAGTCCAAAAAAAGCTCTAACACTAAACCGGCTGTAGAGGAAGATGGAAAAGCTTTCTTTGAGTTTCAGTTGGAGCGTGTTGAGAGGATGTATGAGATGAAGCAGAAGGATTTCGCTTTGAAAGAGAAGGAGTTCGCTATGAAGAAGGAGCATATCAATCATGTGATCCTTGAAAATCTGATTGCTAAAAAGGATTCTCTAACTGAATCCGAAAAAGCTCTCAAGGACAAGCTAATTGATGACATGATGTCATCAGGTTGA
- the LOC104724857 gene encoding uncharacterized protein LOC104724857, which translates to MVEVIPKHIKDVWDRWNIRGVIILSLTLQAILICFSPLRKRTPRRLLILLVWSSYLLADWSANFAVGLISKNQGKDLKPDDPPQDKKLMALWAPFLLLHLGGPDKITAFALEDNALWFRHVFGLVFQAIAGVYVVLMSLPNSLWVIIVLVFISGTIKYMERTAALYSASLDKFRDSIIEAPDPGPNYAKLMEEYKAKKEARLPITIILIDEPDKEHRAKKLEHPSLASKNREELTHLEIAQYAYKFFNTFKGLVVNLIFSLRERDESLEVFENLKSPEEALRIIEIELGFLYDALFTKIAVLHSVSGTVSRIVASGTLAAAFIIFHKKPKKDIQFHGADVVVTYTLFAVGIALDFISILLFLFSDWTCAVLSSLKDDPDEPVTLKDRFFDWLLSLRLLRWKTQECHNKGWVKCSGGDDKCSTVHKHDVLTTRFFLRRWCGSINVFNFIAYAKKAEVKRIHDARGSFRRYSWKTISFPFEKLSFIIQKVFGYIVKVINGVHMWISHKVNELSRIYPLARHTIYPLYFEFLSRIPHFIKYVWDVLNEFFDISDTLDTVHKTLFVHEEPMTKQLWEFIFNELKYKSKYGDNPENAERISFARGEWTLRENLPVNADREKLVRYVTNFDYDQSLLMWHIATELCYQQHEEETIPESYDEKCKHYSNREFSKIISDYMMYLLILQPSLMSEVAGIGKIRFRDTLAEADKFFERRHIEDKRSVKIATENILNVNSETDSMSVKGDRSKSVLFDASRLAKDLTEMEKTHKKDKWEILSKVWVELLCYAACHCDATSHVEQLSRGAELINFVWLLMAHFGLTDQFQINTGDARAKLIIGK; encoded by the coding sequence ATGGTGGAAGTGATACCAAAACACATCAAAGATGTGTGGGATAGATGGAACATAAGAGGAGTAATCATTCTAAGTCTTACCCTTCAAGCCATTCTCATTTGCTTTTCTCCTCTAAGGAAACGCACACCAAGAAGGCTCTTGATCTTGCTCGTTTGGTCCTCTTATCTCTTAGCAGATTGGTCTGCTAATTTCGCTGTTGGTCTCATCTCCAAGAATCAAGGTAAGGATCTCAAACCTGATGACCCTCCACAGGACAAAAAGCTCATGGCTTTATGGGCCCCATTCTTGCTCTTGCATCTTGGTGGACCAGACAAAATCACAGCTTTTGCGCTTGAAGATAACGCTCTCTGGTTCAGACATGTCTTTGGACTTGTCTTTCAGGCAATTGCTGGTGTCTATGTGGTTCTCATGTCTCTGCCCAATAGCCTTTGGGTGATTATAGTCTTAGTGTTCATTTCTGGGACTATTAAGTATATGGAGAGGACAGCCGCTTTGTACAGTGCCAGTTTAGACAAATTTAGGGACTCTATAATTGAAGCACCAGATCCAGGACCAAACTACGCGAAGCTCATGGAGGAGTACAAGGCCAAGAAAGAGGCAAGACTACCCATTACGATCATTCTGATTGATGAGCCTGACAAGGAACATAGGGCTAAGAAGTTAGAGCATCCATCATTAGCCTCGAAGAACAGAGAAGAGTTGACCCATCTTGAGATTGCTCAGTATGCTTACAAGTTCTTCAACACATTCAAGGGCCTTGTAGTCAACCTTATCTTCAGCTTAAGGGAGCGTGACGAGAGTCTAGAGGTATTTGAGAATTTAAAGAGTCCAGAAGAAGCTTTGAGGATCATTGAGATAGAGCTTGGTTTCCTCTATGATGCTCTGTTCACCAAGATCGCGGTTCTTCATAGCGTAAGTGGAACTGTCTCACGCATCGTTGCTTCTGGTACCCTTGCGGCTGCATTCATCATCTTTCATAAGAAACCTAAGAAAGACATACAATTTCATGGAGCTGATGTTGTGGTTACCTACACACTATTTGCAGTTGGCATAGCTTTGGATTTCATATCCATACTCTTGTTTCTGTTCTCCGACTGGACGTGTGCTGTACTTAGTAGCTTGAAGGATGATCCGGATGAGCCTGTAACATTGAAAGATAGATTTTTCGATTGGTTACTTAGTCTCAGACTGCTGCGTTGGAAGACACAAGAATGCCACAATAAAGGTTGGGTTAAGTGTAGCGGAGGTGATGATAAGTGTTCAACAGTACATAAGCATGACGTGCTCACAACGCGATTCTTCCTCCGGAGGTGGTGCGGAAGCATCAACGTATTTAACTTTATAGCTTACGCCAAAAAAGCAGAGGTAAAGAGGATTCACGATGCAAGAGGTAGTTTCCGCCGCTACTCATGGAAGACCATATCTTTCCCATTTGAAAAACTTAGCTTCATCATCCAGAAAGTATTTGGATATATTGTCAAGGTGATCAATGGTGTGCATATGTGGATCAGCCACAAAGTCAATGAATTATCAAGAATTTATCCTTTGGCTCGTCATACCATTTACCCTCTCTATTTTGAGTTCCTCTCCCGCATCCCTCATTTCATCAAATATGTGTGGGATGTCCTCAATGAGTTTTTCGACATCTCGGATACGCTTGATACAGTCCACAAGACTTTGTTTGTACACGAAGAGCCGATGACAAAACAATTGTGGGAGTTCATATTTAATGAGCTGAAATACAAATCAAAGTATGGAGACAATCCTGAAAATGCCGAGAGGATATCTTTTGCTCGGGGAGAATGGACTTTAAGAGAGAACCTGCCAGTTAATGCAGACCGTGAAAAACTGGTACGTTATGTCACAAACTTTGATTATGATCAGAGTCTTTTGATGTGGCACATCGCAACCGAGCTCTGTTACCAACAACACGAAGAAGAGACTATCCCAGAGAGTTATGATGAAAAGTGCAAGCATTACAGTAACCGCGAGTTCAGCAAAATCATCTCAGACTACATGATGTATCTCCTGATCTTACAACCCAGTCTGATGTCCGAGGTAGCTGGAATTGGGAAGATAAGATTCAGAGACACATTGGCTGAAGCTGACAAGTTTTTCGAGAGGAGGCATATCGAGGACAAGAGAAGCGTGAAGATAGCCACCGAAAACATTCTGAACGTCAACAGTGAAACTGACTCAATGAGCGTGAAGGGGGATAGAAGCAAGTCTGTGTTGTTTGACGCGAGCAGGCTAGCCAAAGACCTTACGGAGATGGAgaagacacacaaaaaagacAAATGGGAGATACTGAGCAAAGTTTGGGTGGAACTCCTCTGTTATGCAGCTTGTCATTGCGACGCTACATCTCACGTGGAGCAACTAAGCAGAGGCGCTGAGCTCATAAACTTCGTGTGGCTTCTAATGGCTCACTTTGGACTAACAGATCAGTTCCAAATCAACACAGGAGATGCCAGGGCCAAACTCATTATAGGCAAGTGA
- the LOC104728549 gene encoding uncharacterized protein LOC104728549 yields METVFHRATSKAPEVDLMLEATQRTPFSRRLATTAVKRAVKPRLGYYDGMVDPRDFLLTFGVALGPLQFSPTEYDAGACQVFAEHLTGTALSWFSRLPPGSIDSIKDLITAFLKQFSVLMENKNSHADLYTLTQQRNESLRSFIGRFREVIINVSIPDAAAIIVLKNALWYESRFKEELSLTHVETIADALGRVAKHIELEEEKVVNTKKHSGETSVATKQPVITAPKVEHVEPRQHFTRNQDRTRRNFAIGENKYIRKEGGESSAIQYCDYHQSATHATEECRYLQMILNLT; encoded by the coding sequence ATGGAAACAGTCTTCCATAGAGCAACAAGTAAAGCACCTGAAGTGGATCTCATGCTCGAAGCAACGCAACGAACCCCGTTCTCTAGGAGACTCGCTACTACGGCGGTAAAACGTGCAGTCAAGCCAAGGTTGGGCTATTATGACGGCATGGTCGATCCGCGAGACTTCTTGCTTACCTTCGGTGTAGCCCTCGGCCCTTTACAGTTCAGCCCGACGGAATACGATGCTGGAGCCTGCCAGGTCTTTGCCGAGCATTTGACAGGAACCGCTTTAAGCTGGTTCTCAAGACTCCCACCTGGGTCAATCGATAGTATCAAGGACCTGATAACTGCATTCTTAAAGCAATTCTCTGTTCTAATGGAAAACAAGAACTCTCATGCCGACCTATACACCCTGACTCAACAACGAAATGAATCACTTCGGTCTTTTATTGGACGCTTTAGAGAGGTCATCATCAACGTCTCGATCCCAGACGCGGCTGCTATCATTGTACTCAAGAACGCACTTTGGTATGAGTCTCGATTTAAAGAAGAGCTATCTTTAACTCATGTGGAAACCATAGCTGACGCCCTGGGACGAGTCGCGAAACACATcgagcttgaagaagagaaagtggtCAACACTAAGAAACACTCTGGCGAAACAAGCGTCGCGACCAAGCAGCCAGTAATCACAGCTCCGAAAGTCGAACATGTCGAGCCACGACAACACTTTACCAGAAATCAAGATCGAACTCGTCGAAATTTTGCGATCGGCGAAAATAAATACATCCGGAAGGAAGGAGGTGAGAGCAGTGCGATCCAGTATTGTGATTATCACCAAAGTGCCACCCACGCGACTGAGGAATGTCGTTACCTCCAAATGATCCTGAATCTGACATAA
- the LOC104724856 gene encoding uncharacterized protein LOC104724856 gives MVNAFPKLIKDIWDVWSIRSTLIFSLSLQTFLVFFAPHRKRSSKTVLLSLIWSAYLLADWSANFAVGQISDSQGDDPEPGEPKKNGELLAFWVPFLLLHLGGPDTITALALEDNELWLRHLLGLFFQAVATVYVLLQSLPNALWKPILLVFSAGVIKYVERTLALYLASLDKFKNSMIQRPDPGPNYAKLMEEYAAKKDMKMPTQIIKIEEPEKDPKADAEVRPKTLTPLNILQYAYKYFNFFKGLVVDLIFTYQELAESKRFFSSLEADEALRILEVELNFMYEALYTKAEILHNWIGFIFRFIALGCLIAALCIFQNKNKDEYGGFDVGLTYALLLGGIALDSIALIMFCASDWMFVRLRKMKDEVDDKDTRFDDILNWILDWILGVRELKTEKYYQCFKSTKKTTSHDVPNKSTDDEPFHEVLNTSFIYRRWSEYVHAYNLIEYCLSLKPTRIHHTKGLIHNVFDRIIIGPAIKFIRSGIATIEETCYQILKWTDRNISLWYRDHKWVNEGYIGMCFYCIFYIPRVLGGSIKKFMDFFDVQARIQSQLDEVIYTSSDRLTLDLWKHIFREVKSKSRLADDAESAVRVSSARGDWTLRDIKGEDKETKRKREKLLRYVTEMDYGQSLLVWHIATELLYQTDETREGTNVNHSNREFSKILSDYMIYLLMMQPTLMSAVVGNGKIRFRDTCEEAKRFFYRRHILDRFRNMVTDAKGASLAILSVAAPAKAETMDVKGDRSKSVLFDGAKLAKELNGLSKNEGDQANMWKVVSQVWVELLCYAATKCGAIEHAAQLSKGGELISFVWLLMAHLGLGDQFQISQGDARAKLIIGK, from the coding sequence ATGGTGAACGCATTCCCAAAGCTTATCAAGGACATCTGGGACGTATGGAGTATTAGAAGTACCTTAATATTCAGTCTCAGCCTTCAAACGTTTCTCGTTTTCTTTGCACCCCACAGAAAACGCTCGTCCAAAACGGTTTTACTCTCTCTCATCTGGTCAGCTTACCTTCTTGCTGATTGGTCAGCCAATTTCGCCGTGGGACAAATCTCAGATAGTCAAGGAGATGATCCTGAACCCGGGGAACCCAAAAAGAACGGCGAATTGCTAGCGTTCTGGGTTCCTTTCTTGCTCTTGCATCTAGGTGGTCCGGATACAATCACTGCCCTTGCCCTTGAAGATAATGAGTTATGGCTCAGGCATTTGTTGGGTCTCTTCTTTCAAGCAGTTGCAACCGTTTACGTGCTTTTGCAGTCCCTACCTAATGCTCTTTGGAAACCCATTTTGCTGGTGTTTTCGGCCGGAGTGATCAAGTATGTCGAGAGGACATTAGCTTTGTACCTGGCGAGTCTTGACAAGTTCAAGAATTCCATGATTCAGCGGCCTGATCCTGGGCCAAACTACGCGAAGCTCATGGAGGAATACGCGGCCAAGAAAGATATGAAGATGCCTACACAAATTATCAAGATTGAAGAGCCTGAGAAAGATCCAAAAGCTGATGCTGAGGTTAGGCCTAAGACCCTCACTCCACTCAATATTCTCCAGTATGCTTATAAGTACTTCAATTTCTTCAAAGGTCTTGTGGTTGATCTCATCTTTACATATCAAGAACTAGCTGAGAGCAAGAGATTCTTTAGCTCGCTGGAAGCAGATGAAGCTCTTAGAATCTTAGAGGTTGAGCTCAACTTTATGTATGAAGCTCTGTACACGAAAGCCGAGATCTTGCATAATTGGATAGGATTCATTTTCAGGTTCATTGCCCTGGGATGCCTTATAGCAGCTCTCTGCATCTTCCAAAACAAGAACAAGGACGAGTATGGTGGATTTGATGTTGGCCTTACTTACGCATTGCTGCTAGGAGGAATAGCTCTGGATTCCATTGCTCTTATTATGTTCTGTGCATCTGACTGGATGTTTGTCAGACTGAGGAAGATGAAGGACGAGGTGGACGATAAAGACACCAGGTTCGACGACATTCTGAATTGGATTCTTGACTGGATTCTCGGGGTCAGGGAGTTGAAGACGGAGAAGTACTATCAATGCTTCAAGAGTACTAAGAAAACAACGTCTCATGATGTGCCCAACAAGAGTACCGATGACGAACCGTTTCATGAAGTGCTCAACACGAGTTTCATATATCGCAGGTGGTCCGAGTATGTACATGCTTACAACCTGATCGAATATTGCTTAAGTTTGAAGCCGACGCGAATCCACCATACCAAGGGTTTAATACACAACGTCTTTGACAGAATCATTATTGGACCTGCCATCAAATTTATAAGAAGTGGCATTGCAACCATAGAAGAGACATGTTATCAAATTCTCAAGTGGACTGACAGAAACATAAGTCTTTGGTACAGGGATCACAAATGGGTAAATGAGGGTTACATTGGGATGTGCTTCTACTGCATATTTTACATTCCTCGTGTACTTGGAGGTTCGATAAAGAAATTTATGGACTTCTTTGACGTCCAAGCTCGCATTCAAAGTCAGCTAGATGAGGTAATCTACACATCCAGTGATCGTCTCACCCTGGATCTGTGGAAACACATATTCAGAGAGGTTAAAAGCAAATCCCGTCTCGCTGATGACGCTGAAAGCGCCGTGAGGGTATCTTCAGCTAGAGGTGACTGGACTCTGCGCGACATAAAGGGTGAAGACAAAGAAACGAAAAGAAAGCGTGAGAAACTTCTACGCTATGTGACAGAAATGGATTATGGTCAGAGCCTCCTTGTGTGGCATATTGCCACCGAGCTCTTATACCAAACAGACGAAACAAGAGAAGGCACTAATGTGAATCATAGCAACCGTGAGTTCAGTAAAATCCTTTCAGACTACATGATTTACCTCCTAATGATGCAACCCACTTTGATGTCAGCTGTTGTGGGTAATGGAAAGATAAGATTCAGAGACACTTGCGAAGAGGCTAAGAGGTTCTTTTATAGGAGGCATATCTTGGATAGATTCAGAAATATGGTCACCGATGCAAAGGGAGCAAGCTTGGCAATTTTATCAGTGGCGGCTCCAGCAAAAGCTGAGACCATGGACGTGAAAGGTGATAGAAGCAAGTCCGTCCTGTTTGATGGGGCCAAGCTGGCCAAAGAGCTTAATGGTTTAAGCAAGAACGAGGGGGACCAGGCAAATATGTGGAAAGTAGTGAGCCAAGTGTGGGTTGAGTTGCTTTGTTATGCAGCAACAAAGTGTGGCGCAATAGAACACGCAGCTCAGCTAAGCAAAGGAGGAGAACTCATCAGCTTTGTTTGGCTACTGATGGCTCATTTGGGACTAGGAGATCAATTCCAGATCAGCCAAGGAGATGCCAGAGCCAAGTTGATTATAGGCAAGTGA